One Megalops cyprinoides isolate fMegCyp1 chromosome 17, fMegCyp1.pri, whole genome shotgun sequence DNA window includes the following coding sequences:
- the LOC118791845 gene encoding ankyrin repeat and SOCS box protein 2-like produces MAASVSMSGSRGPILGSEDYSLYSGLTEDELIELAIERSLADAQASGTLLGSTKTPAVQSKPTWSRPTKSNLAMRQSTPHSANVPAPANPSAIQTSQQRGRLPDAQQSGSSAKATTSYTFVTEEGQRCVAWQRYDGSMHVTPETNEPLDPVVEAVQKGAVESLTKMAQMGKSLAQLNKQGWSPLHEAAFCGQEKCLEVILKVHPELINGRTHRQQTPLLLASAAERIACVRRLLQRGADPNIPNKNGETPLYKACEQENGKIVALLLNFGTQVNKPCLQGWTALHEAVCRNNVEICETLVKAGAKISTTNKYGITPLFIAAQSGRAKTLLFLIRNGADVDSQAHDGATALYEASKNGHEEIVELLLSQNADANKAAKSGLLPLHIAAQRGHEGIVSMLIPKTSRARVQRSGISPLHLAAERNKDEVLELLIETGFDVNATLSTDRSKMYEDRRSTALYFAVINSNIDATTMLLEAGADPNLDTFSPLLVAVRQGCIRTVTLLVEHGANVNAYIPTHPTSFPATVMFCMKYLPLLKYLMDNGCDALSCFQCVYGSNPHPPIKTARNRDEQFDSEHPPSTPVQFCEMVSAELNCCWAGPIIDVLLDYVGNVQLCARLMEHLDSYKDWAVIKEKAELPRPLMHMCRLAIRQQVGLGRIERLSTLPLPGRLIKYLIYDRSQYS; encoded by the exons ATGGCCGCCAGTGTGTCCATGTCTGGTTCAAGGGGCCCAATACTTGGGTCGGAGGACTACAGTCTCTATAGCGGCCTGACAGAAGATGAGCTGATTGAGTTAGCTATTGAGCGGAGTTTGGCCGATGCCCAAGCATCCGGTACCTTGCTGGGATCCACCAAGACACCTGCTGTGCAGAGCAAGCCTACATGGAGTCGGCCTACCAAGTCGAACCTGGCAATGAGACAGTCAACTCCTCACTCTGCTAATGTCCCTGCACCAGCCAACCCATCAGCCATCCAAACCAGCCAACAACG TGGAAGACTGCCTGATGCCCAACAAAGTGGTTCCTCTGCTAAAGCCACCACAAGCTACACATTTGTCACTGAGGAAGGGCAGCGATGTGTGGCGTGGCAAAGATACGATGGGTCGATGCACGTAACCCCGGAGACGAATGA GCCTTTAGACCCCGTCGTTGAAGCAGTCCAGAAGGGTGCAGTGGAGTCTCTGACCAAAATGGCCCAAATGGGGAAAAGCCTGGCACAGCTCAACAAACAGGGCTGGAGCCCCCTGCATGAAGCTGCATTCTGTGGCCAAGAGAAATGCCTGGAGGTTATTCTGAAGG TCCATCCTGAGCTGATCAACGGGCGCACACATCGGCAGCAGACACCTCTGCTCCTGGCCTCAGCAGCAGAACGGATAGCTTGTGTGAGGCgtctcctgcagagaggggcagacCCCAACATCCCCAACAAGAACGGGGAGACCCCCCTCTACAAAG CTTGTGAGCAAGAGAACGGGAAAATTGTGGCGCTCCTTCTGAACTTTGGAACCCAGGTCAACAAGCCCTGTCTCCAGGGCTGGACGGCTCTGCACGAGGCCGTGTGCCGTAACAACGTGGAGATCTGCGAGACGCTGGTGAAGGCTGGGGCCAAAATCAGCACCACCAACAAGTACGGCATCACCCCGCTCTTCATTGCAGCCCAGAGTGGGCGAGCAAAAACCCTCCTCTTTCTTATCAGAAATG GCGCGGACGTCGACAGCCAGGCGCACGACGGTGCCACAGCTCTGTACGAGGCCAGTAAGAACGGCCACGAGGAGATCGTGGAGCTCCTTCTGTCTCAGAATGCAGACGCCAACAAGGCGGCCAAGTCCGGACTGCTGCCCCTGCATATCGCTGCCCAGCGTGGCCACGAAGG AATCGTGTCCATGCTGATCCCCAAAACCAGCAGGGCCCGTGTGCAGCGAAGCGGCATCAGCCCCCTCCACCTGGCAGCCGAGCGCAACAAGGACGAGGTCCTGGAGCTCCTGATTGAGACAGGATTCGATGTCAATGCCACCCTGTCGACTGACCGCTCCAAGATGTATGAGGACCGCCGCAGCACGGCTCTCTACTTCGCCGTCATTAACAGCAACATCGACGCCACCACCATGCTGCTGGAGGCCGGTGCCGACCCCAACCTGGACACCTTCAGCCCGCTGCTGGTGGCCGTGAGGCAGGGCTGCATCCGGACAGTCACCCTCCTGGTGGAGCACGGCGCAAACGTCAATGCCTAcatccccacccaccccacatCCTTCCCTGCCACTGTCATGTTCTGCATGAAGTACCTGCCCCTGCTCAAGTATCTGATGGACAACGGTTGCGACGCCCTGTCCTGCTTCCAGTGTGTGTACGGCAGCAACCCGCACCCGCCCATCAAGACAGCCCGCAACAGAGATGAGCAGTTTGACAGTGAACACCCCCCCAGCACTCCTGTACAG TTTTGCGAGATGGTCTCTGCAGAGTTAAACTGTTGCTGGGCTGGACCCATCATCGACGTGCTGCTGGACTACGTGGGCAACGTGCAGCTCTGTGCCAGACTCATGGAGCATCTGGACAGCTACAAAGACTGGGCTGTAATCAAGGAGAAAGCAG AGTTGCCACGCCCCTTGATGCACATGTGCAGGCTTGCGATTCGCCAACAGGTGGGACTTGGGAGAATCGAGCGCCTGAGCACACTGCCTCTTCCAGGACGGCTAATCAAATACCTAATTTACGATCGCTCCCAATACAGTTAA